DNA sequence from the Lysinibacillus sp. OF-1 genome:
ACATACTGTAAGCAATTTAAAAGGCATGAGCCATTACCACACCAATACTCATGCCTTCATTATTTTTTAGCTTACGTCACTTATGGGCAAAGTGTCCGTGCTATATTTTCAAAGTAACGAACACCATATATAAGAGCTTCTTCATCTACTTTAAAACGAGGATGGTGCAATGGGTACGCTTCACCAAACTCTACGTTATGTACCCCGATAAATTGCATAGATGAGGGAACAACTTCTGAAAAATCGGCAAAATCCTCTGTGCCAAATATAGGTTCAGGCAATACCTTCACACCTGTAGCACCAACAATCTCTCCAGCTATACGACGAGATAATGCCGTTAATTCCTTATCATTTGTGACGGAAGGGCAACCTAGCTCCCAATTAATGTCTACTTTTGCACCGTGCATAGTTGCAATACCTGTCACTATCTTTTCTAAATGTTCTCGTGTATCCACACGAATTTTCGCATCTAGGGAACGGATTGTTCCTCCAAGCTCTGCTGTATCTGCAATAATATTTAATGCCGTTCCACAGTGAAATTTTGCAACAGTTAAAACAGGTGCATGTGTACTTGGCACTTTACGTGACACTATTGTTTGTAAAGCTACAACTATTTCAGAACCAATTATTAAAGGATCTATAGCGACCTCTGGTGTTGATGCATGACCGCCACGACCATAAATTTTAATTTCAAAATCATCTGCTGCTGCAGTAAATTTACCATCTTTCATAGCAAATTGCCCTACTTCATAATCAGGGCTCACGTGTAAAGCGAAAGCATAATCGACATTCTCTACTATTCCTAGTGCAACTAGTTGAGCAGCCCCCCCTGGTGTCACCTCTTCAGCATGCTGAAAAACAAAACGAATTTCTCCATTAAAATTGGTCCCACTCTCAGCCAATGCCTTTGCTGCACCAAGTAACATGGCTGGATGAGCATCATGTCCACACGCATGCATGACCCCTGGATTTATTGATTTGAATGGTAGATCCGTTTCTTCTTCAATCGGCAATGCGTCAATATCAGCTCGTAGTAAAATGGTATGTCCTTTATCTTCTGTTTTTGTACCTCTTAAAAAGGCACATACACTTGTTTCTGTTAAACGTCTTACTTCTAAATGAGGAAACGTTATTAATTGATCATAAATATATTGAGCTGTCTTATGCTCTTGATGTGATAATTCAGGATGCATATGCAAATGCCGACGCCATTCAACAACCTGTTGTTTTAAATTAGCCGTTTCTATCAATCTAATCACTCCTAATTTATTATTTATTTTATTAAAATGGTCCATAATTTATGAGATGCGCAATGACTAATAAGACAATCGCTAAGCCTGTCTGTATAAGGAAGTAAGGAAATACCCATCTGAACCATTTTGAAAATGGAATACCTGCTATTGCTAGTCCCGCTAATAAAACACCACTTGTTGGAATGACCATATTTGAAATACCATCACCAAACTGGAAAGCCAGTACGGCTGTTTGCCTAGTTACACCAATTAAATCGGCTAAAGGCGTCATGATCGGCATCGTTAACGCAGCTTGTCCACTTCCAGAAGGTACTAAGAAATTTAAGCAGAGCTGAAGCAAAAACATTCCTATCGCATTGATAGAAGCAGGTAATACACTTACAGTATTTGAAACAAAATGAAGAATAGTATCAATTAATCCTCCATTTGTAGTAATAACTAAAATGGTTTGGGCAAATCCGATAATTAATGCCCCTTCTACCATATCCCGGGCACCAGAAATAAACCCTTCAGCCATTTTATTTGGTCCAATCTTACAAATAATAGACATAATAATGCTGCTTAATAGAAAGACACCGGCAATTTCACTTATATACCATTGATACTTTATTACCCCTACAATCAATGCAACAAAATTTCCCAATAATACGAATAGTGCTATCAAATGACGTGGGCTCATCTTAAAGTCTAAATCAATTTTGATGCTCTCTTCTCTTTTAAACTTTCCGTAAATCCCTTTCGATGGGTCACTCTTCACTTTTTTTGCATGCCTGTATATATAAAGTACTGTCAAACTATAAAAAACGATGAACACAATGATTCGATATGACATTCCTGAATACATTGGAAGCTCTGCAATAGTTTGAGCTACACCAATGTTAAATGGGTTCGTAATGCCTGAAGTAAAGCCAGTTGCTAATGTACCTAGCATGACGATCGCAAAGCCTGTAATCGCATCCATTCCGAGTGCCATCGTTAACGGGATAATAATCGCTATATAGACAAGCGTATCCTCTGCTGAGCCAATTAGTGTCCCTAAACTAGCAAATATTAAAACTAGAATAGGGATTAATACGTACTCTTGTTTTCCAAATTTCGAGGCCATAACTTTAATAAAGGAATCAATAGCTCCAGTCTTTTGCATTACCCCTAAAGCGCCTCCAAATAAAAAGACAAATAAAATAATAGAAGCACCCTCAAGCATTCCCAGATGCACACTATTGAATATTTCTAGAAAGCCAATAGGATTTGACTTGATATACTGAAAGGATTCTGGATCTACTATCATTCTGCCATTACTCTCAACTCTTTCATATTGTCCAGCTGGTAAAATATAGGTCAGTAACGACATGACTAAAATAATAATAAACATTAATACAAATGCATTAATTCCCTTTATCCGTGGTTCATCTTCTTTTTTATCTTGCTGTAGGTTTACCATAACCGTCTCCCCCTAATAATTTTTTCTTTAGCTTTGAACTGAGGCACAGACAACGTATCCATTAAGCATTTCTTACACACCTACAAGTTTCCACCAAGCGGAAAAACATTCCGATTAACGGAAACTTTATACACAAGAATAAAAAACAGAAGATGAAATGTCAATATATTTCGACAATTCAGTTAAATTTATTTTTACTTCTAGGACAAATAAAAACTAAATATTAATAACAAATTCTTAAAAAACAGGCATAATGTTAGACTTTCCTACATATAAAAAAGACTGCTCCACTTATTTGTGGAACAGCCTTTATCGTTAAACGCAGGTTTCTTTATAATTTTATTATAGCATAAATTTACAATAATTATTAGACTATACTTCATTGCGGAGTAGATGTATGATAAATTTCCTGATTCAATCACCCTACATTTCCTCTTAGGTTAAATACGTTTATATACTAAAAAAGGTGTTTGGACAACCATTTAAAGGAGAATCACAATTATTTTCTTTTCACCATATTTATAGGTGAGGATTACTACTAACAGAAGAGAAAAATATGGAGAGGAATGTGAGTAAACGTTGGAAAATCAAAATGACTGGCTAGAAGAAAAACATCATCTTGAGCAAAGTTTAAACCTCATTGATCACAAAAAGAACGAATTATTGCTAAAAGAAAAGAGCTTCAAGGAAAATGCTGTCGCTCTGAAGAAAACTTTTTGGAACGATGTCAGAGTCAATTTAGACACTGCTGAAGATGTTGACGAAACCTTTTTCGCGATTAAGCAACAGGTAGAGCTTCTCTCTGACTCAGAGCTTGCACAGCAGCGTGCAATTCAGAATGTAAAGGTATACGAACGTTTACAACAGTCACCCTATTTTGCTCGTATTGACTTTTTACAAGATGGGCAGCAAGATCCATTAAAAATTTATATAGGTGTTGCCACTTTATTGGACGAACAAGATGAAAATATAGTTATTTATGATTGGCGTGCACCTATATCAAGTATGTACTATGATTGCACACCAGGTAAAGCCTCCTACGACACAACAGCAGAAGAGATTCATGGTGAAATGCTACTGAAACGGCAATTTATTATTAAAAACGGGCAGCTACAATCGATGTTTAATACTGGTCTTACCATTGGGGATGATTTATTGCTTGCTATCCTTGCACAAAATGCAAACGAGCATATTCGTAGTATCGTTGCAACGATTCAAGCTGAGCAAAATAAAATTATTCGCCATGTTCAATCACGCTATCTTATTGTAGAGGGTGTTGCGGGTAGTGGTAAAACAGCTGTGGCTTTACAACGAGTCGCTTATCTATTGTATCGCTATCGCAATGAAATGACGGCCGATCAAATTTTACTGATTACACCTAATCAACTTTTTAACCAATATGTCCATACGGTCTTACCTGATTTAGGCGAGGACAATATGCAGCAATTAACGTTTATAGAGTATGTAGAAAAACGATTAGGTCGACAGTTTAAATTGGAATATCCGTACGAGCAATTAGAGGGCCTTTTAACAGAAAAGGATGAAGCTCATTATCGAACAAAATTAAGTAGTATATCTTATAAAGCGAGCCTTGCTTACAAGCATTTGATGGATCAATATGTAAGCTATTTATCCAATAAGGGCTTATTATTTAAAAATATCGTATTTCGTGGGGAACGAATTATTACAGCACAGGAAATTACTGAATACTTCTATTCTTTCCCTTCCACTATGTCGATACCAAATCGCCTACAATTCGTAAAAGAATGGTTATTGCAGCAACTGACGAAATTTGAAAAGGCTGAGCGTACAAAAGAATGGGTAGAAGAAGCGACTGAACTATTAGATAAAGAGGACTACTCCAAGTCTTACAGTGAGCTTTTATACGAAGGGCGCTATACTGAAAATTCATTCGATGATTTAGATCAAGAACGACAAAAATTAGCGAGACAAATTGTTAAAAAATACTTTAAACCGTTACGCAATTCCGTTCACCAATTAAAGTTTGTGCATATGTTAGGTACGTATCGCCAACTCTTTGATTTGAATAATCCCATTACTAAAGATTTACAGCATCTTATGCCAAACGATTGGGAGGATATTTGCCAGCAGACACTTCCAAATTTAGCAGAACGCTTTATAGCTTATGAGGATGCAGCACCATTTTTATATTTACAGGACAAAATTGAAGGGCAGCAGACTAATACGATGATCCATCATGTATTGATTGATGAAGCGCAAGATTATTCTCCATTCCAACTAACTGTATTACAGCAGTTATTCCCAAAAGCACGTATGACTATTTTAGGAGATGGACATCAAACGATTCATCCACATACCTTCGATAACCCTTCCCTGCTCGACCCTCAATTATATGGTGAGCAGGCTGAAAAAATGATTTTAACGAAAAGTTATCGTTCGACAAAACAAATCATTCAACTTACTGCAAAAATTTTAAATGATGGTAGCGAAGTTGAGGCATTTAACCGAACTGGTCCAGAACCATCAATTACTGTCGTTCCTAATGAATTGGAACTGATAGATGAAATTACCCAAAACATCCATCACCTCTCTGCTAAATTTGAAACCATTGCTGTCATTTGTAAAACTGCTGCTGAATGCTCCGCAGTATATGGGCAATTAAGTAATCAAGTAGATATTCAATTGATTAACCATAATACGAAGCAGTTTAAAAAGGGTATTTTATTACTTCCAGCTTATATGGCGAAAGGTATCGAATTTGATGCTGTGCTTATTTATAATGCATGTGCTGCTAATTACGCAAAGGAAAACGAACGGTACTATTTTTATACAGCCTGCACGAGGGCTATGCATGAGCTACACATTTATTCCATCAACAAATTAACGCATTTCCTTCAATGATAGCTAACAGATCCTCCTGTCATAGTGCTGAAAAACAAAACTATCAATAGAATTCTTGTGAAAGGTGAAAATGGATTTCCGTTGCAGGCTACTTGCTTTCCTGTGGGCGAGCGCCGAGCCCACTACGTCTAGTATGAAAGAGAAGGAAAAGACACTTTTGCACATGGTTGGAGTGGAGCCAGCATCACAGCTGAGACCCTAGAGCGAACGGAATGCGTGAAGCGGCTCATCGGACGTGCCCTGAGAAGGATGCTGGCGGAACGGAAATCAACCTCTCGCCTTGCCAAAAAGTCTTTTTCTGCTATTTACTTCGTCTTTCTTCAACAACATAACAGGAGGATCTGTTACTGACAGATCCTCCTGTGTTTTTATATATAGAAAGTGTAATCTTCTGGAATGACACGTTTTAAAAATTTCTTTGTGCGCTCCTCTTTTGGGCTTACGAAAATATCATGAGGGCTACCCTCTTCTACGACAACGCCTCCATCCATGAAAATCACACGATTAGCAACATCTTTGGCGAATCCCATTTCATGTGTCACCACAAGCATTGTTGTGCCTTCAGCTGCAATATTTTTCATGACCTGTAGGACCTCACCTACTAATTCAGGATCAAGTGCGGACGTTGGTTCGTCAAATAAAATAATATCTGGGTTCAATGCTACTGCACGTGCAATTCCTACTCGCTGCTGCTGACCGCCTGACAGCTGACTTGGATAGGCATCATACTTTTCCGATAAACCTACTTTATCAAGTGCCTTTTTACCAATGTCCACAGCCTGTGCTTTAGGAATTTTACGTCCAATGATTAAACCTTCCGTCACATTTTCTAATGCCGTTTTATTAGTGAAAAGATTATAATTTTGGAAGACAAATGCGACACGTTGGCGAATTGCATGTACGTCTTTTTTCTTCACATGTTGAAAATCCACTTGAATATCTCCAAATGTCGCATGTCCTTGATCCGCTTTTTCTAAAAAATTGATGCAACGTAATAATGTTGTTTTTCCCGAGCCACTAGGGCCTAAAATAACAACAACATCGCCTTTATCAATCGCTAAATCAACACCCTTTAAAATTTCATTACCACCAAATGATTTATGAATATTTTTAATTTCTAACATGCTCATTCACCCCTTAGGCATTTGCCACTTTGTATTTGCTTAAATATTTTTCATAGCGCTTAAACAAGTACTCCACCGTACTACATAATATTAAGTACACGATAAAGATATCCAGATAGGCTTCCACGTAATTGTAGCCAACATTTGCAGCTACTTTTGCCTTCAGTGTAATTTCAGGAAGTGACATTGCGTAGCCTAGCGAGGTAGCTTTAATAAGATTGACGGTAGCTGTACAAATATTCGGTAGCGCAACTACTAATGCTTGTGGAATGATAATTCGAGTATAAGCTTGGAATGTTGTCAAACCTACTGAGTGTGCAGCCTCTAATTGCCCCTTTTCAATAGTGCTTAACGCAGAACGAAAGACCTCTATTAAAATGGCTGTTGAGCTGAATGCAAACACGATAAACGCATACCAAATTGGATTGATTTTATAAATATCATACGCAATATTATATTTTTCAAAAATAATTTTTAACATTAACGGGATACTACTATAGATAATAAAGATTTGTATAATGATTGGCGTTCCTCGCACGAATGAAACGTAAATTTTTGCTAGATGATGAATAACTGGAATTTTATTAATTCTAGTGAGTGCCAACAAAAAACCAAGTGGCAGAGCTATCAATAAAGCAACAACTGTGACAAGGAGTGCAATGGGAACACCAGATAATGCAATGAAAAATGTTTCAAGTAAAAATGGATAATTCACGTTCACGCCTC
Encoded proteins:
- a CDS encoding M20 metallopeptidase family protein gives rise to the protein MIRLIETANLKQQVVEWRRHLHMHPELSHQEHKTAQYIYDQLITFPHLEVRRLTETSVCAFLRGTKTEDKGHTILLRADIDALPIEEETDLPFKSINPGVMHACGHDAHPAMLLGAAKALAESGTNFNGEIRFVFQHAEEVTPGGAAQLVALGIVENVDYAFALHVSPDYEVGQFAMKDGKFTAAADDFEIKIYGRGGHASTPEVAIDPLIIGSEIVVALQTIVSRKVPSTHAPVLTVAKFHCGTALNIIADTAELGGTIRSLDAKIRVDTREHLEKIVTGIATMHGAKVDINWELGCPSVTNDKELTALSRRIAGEIVGATGVKVLPEPIFGTEDFADFSEVVPSSMQFIGVHNVEFGEAYPLHHPRFKVDEEALIYGVRYFENIARTLCP
- a CDS encoding YfcC family protein, with product MVNLQQDKKEDEPRIKGINAFVLMFIIILVMSLLTYILPAGQYERVESNGRMIVDPESFQYIKSNPIGFLEIFNSVHLGMLEGASIILFVFLFGGALGVMQKTGAIDSFIKVMASKFGKQEYVLIPILVLIFASLGTLIGSAEDTLVYIAIIIPLTMALGMDAITGFAIVMLGTLATGFTSGITNPFNIGVAQTIAELPMYSGMSYRIIVFIVFYSLTVLYIYRHAKKVKSDPSKGIYGKFKREESIKIDLDFKMSPRHLIALFVLLGNFVALIVGVIKYQWYISEIAGVFLLSSIIMSIICKIGPNKMAEGFISGARDMVEGALIIGFAQTILVITTNGGLIDTILHFVSNTVSVLPASINAIGMFLLQLCLNFLVPSGSGQAALTMPIMTPLADLIGVTRQTAVLAFQFGDGISNMVIPTSGVLLAGLAIAGIPFSKWFRWVFPYFLIQTGLAIVLLVIAHLINYGPF
- the helD gene encoding RNA polymerase recycling motor HelD, whose translation is MENQNDWLEEKHHLEQSLNLIDHKKNELLLKEKSFKENAVALKKTFWNDVRVNLDTAEDVDETFFAIKQQVELLSDSELAQQRAIQNVKVYERLQQSPYFARIDFLQDGQQDPLKIYIGVATLLDEQDENIVIYDWRAPISSMYYDCTPGKASYDTTAEEIHGEMLLKRQFIIKNGQLQSMFNTGLTIGDDLLLAILAQNANEHIRSIVATIQAEQNKIIRHVQSRYLIVEGVAGSGKTAVALQRVAYLLYRYRNEMTADQILLITPNQLFNQYVHTVLPDLGEDNMQQLTFIEYVEKRLGRQFKLEYPYEQLEGLLTEKDEAHYRTKLSSISYKASLAYKHLMDQYVSYLSNKGLLFKNIVFRGERIITAQEITEYFYSFPSTMSIPNRLQFVKEWLLQQLTKFEKAERTKEWVEEATELLDKEDYSKSYSELLYEGRYTENSFDDLDQERQKLARQIVKKYFKPLRNSVHQLKFVHMLGTYRQLFDLNNPITKDLQHLMPNDWEDICQQTLPNLAERFIAYEDAAPFLYLQDKIEGQQTNTMIHHVLIDEAQDYSPFQLTVLQQLFPKARMTILGDGHQTIHPHTFDNPSLLDPQLYGEQAEKMILTKSYRSTKQIIQLTAKILNDGSEVEAFNRTGPEPSITVVPNELELIDEITQNIHHLSAKFETIAVICKTAAECSAVYGQLSNQVDIQLINHNTKQFKKGILLLPAYMAKGIEFDAVLIYNACAANYAKENERYYFYTACTRAMHELHIYSINKLTHFLQ
- a CDS encoding amino acid ABC transporter ATP-binding protein translates to MLEIKNIHKSFGGNEILKGVDLAIDKGDVVVILGPSGSGKTTLLRCINFLEKADQGHATFGDIQVDFQHVKKKDVHAIRQRVAFVFQNYNLFTNKTALENVTEGLIIGRKIPKAQAVDIGKKALDKVGLSEKYDAYPSQLSGGQQQRVGIARAVALNPDIILFDEPTSALDPELVGEVLQVMKNIAAEGTTMLVVTHEMGFAKDVANRVIFMDGGVVVEEGSPHDIFVSPKEERTKKFLKRVIPEDYTFYI
- a CDS encoding amino acid ABC transporter permease, producing MNYPFLLETFFIALSGVPIALLVTVVALLIALPLGFLLALTRINKIPVIHHLAKIYVSFVRGTPIIIQIFIIYSSIPLMLKIIFEKYNIAYDIYKINPIWYAFIVFAFSSTAILIEVFRSALSTIEKGQLEAAHSVGLTTFQAYTRIIIPQALVVALPNICTATVNLIKATSLGYAMSLPEITLKAKVAANVGYNYVEAYLDIFIVYLILCSTVEYLFKRYEKYLSKYKVANA